A window of Physeter macrocephalus isolate SW-GA unplaced genomic scaffold, ASM283717v5 random_816, whole genome shotgun sequence contains these coding sequences:
- the TEPSIN gene encoding AP-4 complex accessory subunit tepsin isoform X3 → MMMSRVQATCLRRSPISHESLGSSQCLLEYLLSRLQSGSGRVKLKVLKIMLHLCGHGSSSFLLILKRNPAFIQEAAVFTGPPDPLHGNSLYQKVRAAAQDLGAALFSDALSPLPPSQLPRALPPAGMGSQSRPQTALQGFGYSKERGHTGSAGEAFLSTIQKAAEVVASAMRPGPESPSSQRSLLRGDAYQPAVTPSASLGPPTPGNPLPTAGPGARAMRHQPGQAGGGWDELDSSPNSQDSSQENDDLGKASDSGSPSGSDSPSGASGAPSDLAERVEAVTLSDCQQELSLVRAVTRGPHCFLSREEVQHFVKECGLLNCEAVLELLIRQLGATSERAQMRALGAIASLGRTDLLSQERVLLLARPRLQELSVGSPGPVTNKATKILRHFEASCRQWPPAQRPPAEPGPAVARVGLSDLLTDTLPFTGGQAFLQPLSSALFSPKGTAPPSGLQLGPMPPTSLDGCPLPAHADAREAKTRLAGFREQGAGSERGLFGTDTAKGGPELDPGPGDSCDSLFAGMELVACPHLVGAGTAAEEPLPACQDPWTSSQRVAAKEPSGSEPSAFAFLNS, encoded by the exons ATGATGATGTCCCGTGTCCAGGCTACCTGTTTGAGGAGATCGCCA ATCTCCCACGAGTCCCTGGGCAGCAGCCAGTGCCTCCTGGAGTACCTGCTGAGCCGTCTGCAGAGCGGCTCTGGCCGCGTGAAGCTCAAG GTACTGAAGATCATGCTGCACCTGTGTGGTCATGGCTCCTCGTCCTTCCTGCTCATCCTTAAGCGCAACCCCGCCTTCATCCAGGAAGCCGCAG TTTTCACGGGACCCCCGGATCCTCTCCACGGGAACAGCTTGTACCAGAAGGTGCGGGCGGCCGCCCAG GACTTGGGGGCTGCCTTGTTCTCGGATGCCTTGtcacctctgcctccctcccagctgcccagggccctgcctCCAGCAG GCATGGGCTCCCAGTCCAGGCCCCAGACCGCCCTACAGGGCTTCGGCTACAGCAAGGAACGGGGCCACACAG GCTCTGCAGGCGAAGCCTTCCTGTCCACCATCCAGAAGGCCGCAGAGGTGGTGGCCAGCGCCATGCGCCCTGGGCCTGAGAGCCCCAGCTCCCAGAGGTCCCTTCTGCGAGGTGACGCCTACCAGCCAGCTGTGACACCTTCAGCCAGCCTCGGCCCTCCAACCCCCGGGAACCCTCTCCCGACAGCTGGCCCAGGTGCCCGAG CCATGAGACACCAGCCTGGGCAGGCCGGAGGCGGCTGGGACGAGCTGGACAGCAGCCCAAACTCTCAGGATTCTTCCCAGGAGAATGACGACCTGGGCAAGGCCTCGGATTCAGGTAGTCCGTCGGGCAGTGACAGCCCCTCAGGGGCCAGCGGGGCACCCAGCGACCTGGCAGAAAG GGTCGAGGCCGTGACCCTGAGTGACTGCCAGCAGGAACTGAGCCTGGTCCGGGCCGTGACCCGGGGGCCGCATTGCTTCCTGAGCCGAGAGGAGGTGCAGCACTTCGTCAAAGA GTGTGGACTCCTCAACTGTGAGGCCGTGCTGGAGCTGCTCATCCGCCAACTGGGCGCAACCAGCGAGCGCGCGCAGATG AGAGCCCTGGGTGCCATCGCCTCCCTCGGGCGCACCGACCTGCTCTCCCAGGAGCGAGTCCTGCTCCTCGCCCGGCCTCGGCTGCAGGAGCTCAGTGTGGGCAGCCCCGGACCCGTGACCAACAAGGCCACCAAG ATCCTGAGACACTTTGAAGCCTCCTGCCGACAGTGGCCCCCTGCCCAGAGGCCCCCGGCCGAGCCTGGCCCTGCAGTCGCCCGTGTGGGCCTATCAGACCTGCTGACCGACACCCTGCCTTTCACCGGGGGCCAGGCCTTCCTGCAGCCTCTGAGTTCAGCTCTGTTTTCGCCCAAAGGCACTGCTCCCCCATCGGGGCTGCAGCTCGGTCCTATGCCCCCGACTTCCCTGGATGGATGCCCCCTTCCAGCCCATGCGGATGCCAGGGAGGCCAAGACCAGACTGGCAGGTTTCAGAGAGCAGGGGGCTGGATCTGAGCGGGGCCTGTTCGGCACAGACACTGCAAAGGGAGGGCCAGAGCTTGACCCGGGCCCCGGGGATAGCTGTGACTCCTTGTTTGCTGGCATGGAACTGGTGGCCTGTCCCCACCTGGTGGGGGCCGGGACTGCTGCAGAAGAGCCCCTCCCAGCCTGCCAGGATCCCTGGACATCGTCACAGAGGGTGGCAGCAAAAGAGCCTTCTGGCTCTGAGCCATCAGCTTTCGCATTCTTAAACTCATGA
- the TEPSIN gene encoding AP-4 complex accessory subunit tepsin isoform X2, protein MAATVPLRDRLSFLHRLPILLKGTSDDDVPCPGYLFEEIAKISHESLGSSQCLLEYLLSRLQSGSGRVKLKVLKIMLHLCGHGSSSFLLILKRNPAFIQEAAVFTGPPDPLHGNSLYQKVRAAAQDLGAALFSDALSPLPPSQLPRALPPAGSAGEAFLSTIQKAAEVVASAMRPGPESPSSQRSLLRGDAYQPAVTPSASLGPPTPGNPLPTAGPGARAMRHQPGQAGGGWDELDSSPNSQDSSQENDDLGKASDSGSPSGSDSPSGASGAPSDLAERVEAVTLSDCQQELSLVRAVTRGPHCFLSREEVQHFVKECGLLNCEAVLELLIRQLGATSERAQMRALGAIASLGRTDLLSQERVLLLARPRLQELSVGSPGPVTNKATKILRHFEASCRQWPPAQRPPAEPGPAVARVGLSDLLTDTLPFTGGQAFLQPLSSALFSPKGTAPPSGLQLGPMPPTSLDGCPLPAHADAREAKTRLAGFREQGAGSERGLFGTDTAKGGPELDPGPGDSCDSLFAGMELVACPHLVGAGTAAEEPLPACQDPWTSSQRVAAKEPSGSEPSAFAFLNS, encoded by the exons ATGGCGGCCACGGTGCCGCTGCGGGATCGCCTGAGCTTCCTGCACCGG CTCCCGATTCTCCTGAAGGGAACGTCGGATGATGATGTCCCGTGTCCAGGCTACCTGTTTGAGGAGATCGCCA AGATCTCCCACGAGTCCCTGGGCAGCAGCCAGTGCCTCCTGGAGTACCTGCTGAGCCGTCTGCAGAGCGGCTCTGGCCGCGTGAAGCTCAAG GTACTGAAGATCATGCTGCACCTGTGTGGTCATGGCTCCTCGTCCTTCCTGCTCATCCTTAAGCGCAACCCCGCCTTCATCCAGGAAGCCGCAG TTTTCACGGGACCCCCGGATCCTCTCCACGGGAACAGCTTGTACCAGAAGGTGCGGGCGGCCGCCCAG GACTTGGGGGCTGCCTTGTTCTCGGATGCCTTGtcacctctgcctccctcccagctgcccagggccctgcctCCAGCAG GCTCTGCAGGCGAAGCCTTCCTGTCCACCATCCAGAAGGCCGCAGAGGTGGTGGCCAGCGCCATGCGCCCTGGGCCTGAGAGCCCCAGCTCCCAGAGGTCCCTTCTGCGAGGTGACGCCTACCAGCCAGCTGTGACACCTTCAGCCAGCCTCGGCCCTCCAACCCCCGGGAACCCTCTCCCGACAGCTGGCCCAGGTGCCCGAG CCATGAGACACCAGCCTGGGCAGGCCGGAGGCGGCTGGGACGAGCTGGACAGCAGCCCAAACTCTCAGGATTCTTCCCAGGAGAATGACGACCTGGGCAAGGCCTCGGATTCAGGTAGTCCGTCGGGCAGTGACAGCCCCTCAGGGGCCAGCGGGGCACCCAGCGACCTGGCAGAAAG GGTCGAGGCCGTGACCCTGAGTGACTGCCAGCAGGAACTGAGCCTGGTCCGGGCCGTGACCCGGGGGCCGCATTGCTTCCTGAGCCGAGAGGAGGTGCAGCACTTCGTCAAAGA GTGTGGACTCCTCAACTGTGAGGCCGTGCTGGAGCTGCTCATCCGCCAACTGGGCGCAACCAGCGAGCGCGCGCAGATG AGAGCCCTGGGTGCCATCGCCTCCCTCGGGCGCACCGACCTGCTCTCCCAGGAGCGAGTCCTGCTCCTCGCCCGGCCTCGGCTGCAGGAGCTCAGTGTGGGCAGCCCCGGACCCGTGACCAACAAGGCCACCAAG ATCCTGAGACACTTTGAAGCCTCCTGCCGACAGTGGCCCCCTGCCCAGAGGCCCCCGGCCGAGCCTGGCCCTGCAGTCGCCCGTGTGGGCCTATCAGACCTGCTGACCGACACCCTGCCTTTCACCGGGGGCCAGGCCTTCCTGCAGCCTCTGAGTTCAGCTCTGTTTTCGCCCAAAGGCACTGCTCCCCCATCGGGGCTGCAGCTCGGTCCTATGCCCCCGACTTCCCTGGATGGATGCCCCCTTCCAGCCCATGCGGATGCCAGGGAGGCCAAGACCAGACTGGCAGGTTTCAGAGAGCAGGGGGCTGGATCTGAGCGGGGCCTGTTCGGCACAGACACTGCAAAGGGAGGGCCAGAGCTTGACCCGGGCCCCGGGGATAGCTGTGACTCCTTGTTTGCTGGCATGGAACTGGTGGCCTGTCCCCACCTGGTGGGGGCCGGGACTGCTGCAGAAGAGCCCCTCCCAGCCTGCCAGGATCCCTGGACATCGTCACAGAGGGTGGCAGCAAAAGAGCCTTCTGGCTCTGAGCCATCAGCTTTCGCATTCTTAAACTCATGA
- the NDUFAF8 gene encoding NADH dehydrogenase [ubiquinone] 1 alpha subcomplex assembly factor 8: protein MSGNGAVWGRVRSRLRAFPDRLAACGAEAAAYGRCVQASMAPGGRLRKDLCAQEFEALRSCFVAAAKKTLTGGR from the exons ATGTCGGGGAACGGAGCGGTGTGGGGTCGCGTGCGAAGCCGCCTCCGCGCCTTCCCCGATCGCCTGGCGGCCTGTGGGGCCGAG GCCGCGGCCTACGGCAGGTGCGTGCAGGCGTCCATGGCCCCGGGCGGCCGCTTGAGGAAGGATCTGTGCGCGCAGGAGTTCGAGGCCTTACGGAGCTGCTTCGTTGCCGCG GCCAAGAAGACTCTGACAGGAGGCCGTTAG
- the TEPSIN gene encoding AP-4 complex accessory subunit tepsin isoform X1: MAATVPLRDRLSFLHRLPILLKGTSDDDVPCPGYLFEEIAKISHESLGSSQCLLEYLLSRLQSGSGRVKLKVLKIMLHLCGHGSSSFLLILKRNPAFIQEAAVFTGPPDPLHGNSLYQKVRAAAQDLGAALFSDALSPLPPSQLPRALPPAGMGSQSRPQTALQGFGYSKERGHTGSAGEAFLSTIQKAAEVVASAMRPGPESPSSQRSLLRGDAYQPAVTPSASLGPPTPGNPLPTAGPGARAMRHQPGQAGGGWDELDSSPNSQDSSQENDDLGKASDSGSPSGSDSPSGASGAPSDLAERVEAVTLSDCQQELSLVRAVTRGPHCFLSREEVQHFVKECGLLNCEAVLELLIRQLGATSERAQMRALGAIASLGRTDLLSQERVLLLARPRLQELSVGSPGPVTNKATKILRHFEASCRQWPPAQRPPAEPGPAVARVGLSDLLTDTLPFTGGQAFLQPLSSALFSPKGTAPPSGLQLGPMPPTSLDGCPLPAHADAREAKTRLAGFREQGAGSERGLFGTDTAKGGPELDPGPGDSCDSLFAGMELVACPHLVGAGTAAEEPLPACQDPWTSSQRVAAKEPSGSEPSAFAFLNS, translated from the exons ATGGCGGCCACGGTGCCGCTGCGGGATCGCCTGAGCTTCCTGCACCGG CTCCCGATTCTCCTGAAGGGAACGTCGGATGATGATGTCCCGTGTCCAGGCTACCTGTTTGAGGAGATCGCCA AGATCTCCCACGAGTCCCTGGGCAGCAGCCAGTGCCTCCTGGAGTACCTGCTGAGCCGTCTGCAGAGCGGCTCTGGCCGCGTGAAGCTCAAG GTACTGAAGATCATGCTGCACCTGTGTGGTCATGGCTCCTCGTCCTTCCTGCTCATCCTTAAGCGCAACCCCGCCTTCATCCAGGAAGCCGCAG TTTTCACGGGACCCCCGGATCCTCTCCACGGGAACAGCTTGTACCAGAAGGTGCGGGCGGCCGCCCAG GACTTGGGGGCTGCCTTGTTCTCGGATGCCTTGtcacctctgcctccctcccagctgcccagggccctgcctCCAGCAG GCATGGGCTCCCAGTCCAGGCCCCAGACCGCCCTACAGGGCTTCGGCTACAGCAAGGAACGGGGCCACACAG GCTCTGCAGGCGAAGCCTTCCTGTCCACCATCCAGAAGGCCGCAGAGGTGGTGGCCAGCGCCATGCGCCCTGGGCCTGAGAGCCCCAGCTCCCAGAGGTCCCTTCTGCGAGGTGACGCCTACCAGCCAGCTGTGACACCTTCAGCCAGCCTCGGCCCTCCAACCCCCGGGAACCCTCTCCCGACAGCTGGCCCAGGTGCCCGAG CCATGAGACACCAGCCTGGGCAGGCCGGAGGCGGCTGGGACGAGCTGGACAGCAGCCCAAACTCTCAGGATTCTTCCCAGGAGAATGACGACCTGGGCAAGGCCTCGGATTCAGGTAGTCCGTCGGGCAGTGACAGCCCCTCAGGGGCCAGCGGGGCACCCAGCGACCTGGCAGAAAG GGTCGAGGCCGTGACCCTGAGTGACTGCCAGCAGGAACTGAGCCTGGTCCGGGCCGTGACCCGGGGGCCGCATTGCTTCCTGAGCCGAGAGGAGGTGCAGCACTTCGTCAAAGA GTGTGGACTCCTCAACTGTGAGGCCGTGCTGGAGCTGCTCATCCGCCAACTGGGCGCAACCAGCGAGCGCGCGCAGATG AGAGCCCTGGGTGCCATCGCCTCCCTCGGGCGCACCGACCTGCTCTCCCAGGAGCGAGTCCTGCTCCTCGCCCGGCCTCGGCTGCAGGAGCTCAGTGTGGGCAGCCCCGGACCCGTGACCAACAAGGCCACCAAG ATCCTGAGACACTTTGAAGCCTCCTGCCGACAGTGGCCCCCTGCCCAGAGGCCCCCGGCCGAGCCTGGCCCTGCAGTCGCCCGTGTGGGCCTATCAGACCTGCTGACCGACACCCTGCCTTTCACCGGGGGCCAGGCCTTCCTGCAGCCTCTGAGTTCAGCTCTGTTTTCGCCCAAAGGCACTGCTCCCCCATCGGGGCTGCAGCTCGGTCCTATGCCCCCGACTTCCCTGGATGGATGCCCCCTTCCAGCCCATGCGGATGCCAGGGAGGCCAAGACCAGACTGGCAGGTTTCAGAGAGCAGGGGGCTGGATCTGAGCGGGGCCTGTTCGGCACAGACACTGCAAAGGGAGGGCCAGAGCTTGACCCGGGCCCCGGGGATAGCTGTGACTCCTTGTTTGCTGGCATGGAACTGGTGGCCTGTCCCCACCTGGTGGGGGCCGGGACTGCTGCAGAAGAGCCCCTCCCAGCCTGCCAGGATCCCTGGACATCGTCACAGAGGGTGGCAGCAAAAGAGCCTTCTGGCTCTGAGCCATCAGCTTTCGCATTCTTAAACTCATGA